The Polynucleobacter sp. MWH-UH35A genomic interval TTGTTCGTTTGCTAATTGCTTAAATGTCTTTGTTCGCAAACTAATGTTGTTCTCAATTTTGATTTTGACAACTTCAAACAAAGTCATTGCTTGCTTCTTTGCCTCCATTAAGTCGTCTGTGCCCGTACTAGCACTATGCCAGTCACCGTTGCTGAGCTTAAAGCGGCATTGCCACTGTGCCGACTGCGGACGCTTATAGACAGTGAGCTTGCCGTCTAGTAGCTTGATTTGCTTTGGTTGCGGGGCTGGAGCACTTGCGAAGAATTGTTGAAGTAGTGACATACGCACTAGTGTGCTGTCGTCTTGTATTTACTGCGACGATTAGTTTTTTCTTCGTAGTCAAAATCTCACACGATATTCTGCCAACGCAGACATTTGCGTGTTAGTATTTTTTCAATGCCAGTGTTTGTGGTGTGGTGCGAACAGGAGATTTTGCGTATGCTTAACGAAATGTTTTACAACTGTTTCATTACTCAATTTCGTCGTTATGATTCCGTCGCTCTAACCAGCTGAGCTAATTCGCCGAACTCGCTATTGTAAATGATCGGCATCCATCTGTCTAAACCAATCCAGCCTCATAGCCTAAATTCCTATTTAATCTGAAATACGCTTAATGCCTCATCCCGGCCATAAAAGACATTAAATTCAATTTTCTTAGCTAAAAACAGCTTTTTTAAGACCTCATCCTTGTTTTCAAAAACAATGGCTGTTTGCTCGGGGTAGCGAGAAAAGGGGTCGCTGTTAACGTCGACAACTACCCCATCAATCTTGATCTGCTTAATGGAGCGCTTATAAAGCCTATCGGGGCGTATAAAGATGAGGCGTTTTACGTACTTATCCAATACAAGCTTTTGCCCCTGTTCATTCGTCTTATAGTAATAAACCAACTCTTCTTTGCCATTAGTGGTCATGTCGCGCTCCTCATCCCACTTTGCATAAGCACACTGGCTGGCTATGCCAGCGAACACCAGCAGGACGAAGCGACTAAGCGCAACTATTCTTTTCTGTTGAATGAAGTTCATCATGCGTTCATATTAGCCCAAGCTAGACATAAAAAGCAGAAGAGGTACTATCCTCAAATAATGAACTCATTCCTATTGCGTCTTTGCATCTCTTTGCTATTCAGCCTGGGCACCCCTCTTTACGCTTCCGCAGCACAAATCTTTATTACTAATTACCCTTCGGAAGCAAACGCAAAAGTCTATGTCACTAAGTACCAATCAGAGGCAAACTGCATTGTGTATGACACTCAATACTCCAGCGACAACGAACCGGGCGTCTGGTTTTATACCAAATATAAAAGTGATGCCCGTGCGGTGATTTATTACACTCAATACAAGTCAGAGGCCGATCTTATTGTGTATTTCACCAAATACAAAAGTGACGCACGCTGTCGCTATTAATCAGCATCTCTTTAACTCATGAGACTTCTTTCGATATCCGCTGGTAAAGTGGCGCCCTTGTTTGGAAACCACCACCCCGATTACAAATCTGTTGCCTCAGCTATTCGTAAGAAGGTAGTGAGCGACCCAGTTAATTTAGTGCCAGTTGAAATTACTATGCTTGGCATTAAAGGTGACGAGCAAGCCGATCTATCTGTTCACGGCGGAATTGAAAAAGCAATTTACGTTTATCCAGCAGAACACTACACATTCTGGAATGAGCTACTGACTCGCGAAACCAAGCGGCCAGTGTGTTTGGAATATGGCGCTATCGGCGAGAATTTCACGATTGAAGGCCTCTTAGAGTCTGAAGTATTTGTTGGTGATCGACTGCAGATCGGAACGCTAGAGTTTGCAGTTGTAAAACTACGTGAGCCTTGTTTTAAATTCAATGCTGCAGTGGGCTATAAAGGCGCTAGCAAGGCAATGCTACAGTCCGGCTATAGCGGCTGGTATTTGCGCGTAATCAAAACTGGAGTGCTTACGGCTGGCGCTGAGATTACTTTAATCCCAGGCGCAAGAGAAACTTCTATTGCCCAGCAAAATCTAAGACTCTTAAACAATCGCAATCAAAAAGATATGTGGGAATAAAAAAACCCGACCATTTCTGATCGGGTTCCATATTTGCTACAGACTAAAAATGCTTAGTCACGTGCGTAGATATCTACATCTTTAGTTTCACGTACAAACAGTGTACCGATTACCAATGTCATCGCAGCGATGATGATTGGGTACCAGAGACCGTAGTAAATGTTACCGTTTTGCGCTACCAAGGCGAAGGAGATCGTTGGCAGCAAGCCACCGAACCAACCGTTACCAATGTGGTATGGCAAAGACATAGAGGTGTAACGAATGCGAGTTGGGAACATCTCAACCAACATTGCAGCGATTGGGCCATAAACCATGGTTACCAAGATCACCAAGTACACCAACAAGAGCAATACAGCGACATAGTTCACGCCAGCTGGATCAGCCTTTGTTGGATAACCCTCTTTGTTCAAAGCCTCACGAATTGCTTTCTTGAATTCAGCATCCTTCGCTTTAGCATCGGCTGGATCAAGACCAACTGGTGAGTAACCAGGAATTTCAATGTCACCAATCTTCACTACTGCATTGGTGCCAGCTGGAGCTGGAATAGTTGAGTAGCTAGCGGAGTTAGATGCCATCACCTGTTTTGCAATGTCGCAAGAACTAGTGAACTTCGCTGTACCTGTTGGATTGAACTGGAATGTACATTGCGCAGGATCAACAGTAATTGTTGCTGGCGCAGTAGCCATTGCCTTTTCCAACGCTGGGTTAGCAAAGTGTGTCAAAGCATTAAATACTGAAACTGGAGTGTTAGGGATGTATGTAATTACAGCCAATAACAAACCGCCCATGATGATCACTTTACGGCCGATCTTGTCAGACAAGCTACCGAAGATCACAAAGAATGGTGTGCCGATTACCAATGAAGCAGCAATCAACAAGTTTGCAGTCTTAGGATCTACTTTCAACACTTGTGTGAGGTAGAACAAAGCGTAGAACTGACCTGTGTACCAAACCACCGCTTGACCTGCAACCAGACCAAACAATGCCAAGATAACAATCTTCAAGTTCTTCCATTGACCAAAAGACTCGGACAAAGGAGCTTTAGATAATTTACCTTCTTCTTTCATCTTCTTGAAAGCTGGAGACTCATTCATGGACAAACGAATCCATACAGAGATCGCCAACAATGCGATAGAAACGATGAAAGGAACGCGCCAGCCCCAAACATCAAAGTCTGGGCCAGTGAATTCACGTGTGAACAAAATCACGAGCAAGGAGAGGAACAAACCTAAAGTAGCTGTTGTTTGAATCCAAGCTGTGTATGCGCCACGACGACCGTGAGGAGCGTGTTCTGCAACGTAAGTAGCAGCACCACCATACTCACCACCCAAAGCCAAACCTTGAAGCATACGCAATGCAATCAAGATTACTGGAGCGGCAACACCGATAGTTGCGTAGTTAGGCAGAATACCCACGATAAAGGTTGCGCCACCCATTAAGAGGATGGTGACCAAAAAGGTGTATTTACGACCAATCAAATCGCCTAAGCGACCGAACACCAACGCGCCGAATGGACGCACGATGAAACCAGCAGCGAACGCTAACAAAGCGAAAATGAAGGCAGAGCCCGCATCCAAGCCAGAGAAGAATTGCTTAGCAATAATTGCCGCAAGTGAACCGTACAAGTAAAAGTCGTACCACTCAAAAACCGTACCTAAAGAGGAAGCAAAAATAACTTTGCGTTCTTCAGCGGTCATTGGGGCTGCTTTAGTTGATGTTGACATCAGTAGCTCCTAACTATTTTTATTAAATAAAAAACAACGAGTCGATTATGCTTTGAAAAAAACCAAAGAAATCCACTAGTTAGGGTAATTCCCCATCAAATAGACTCGGGGTTTTCCCGAAAAATGTGGATTTGATGCAACGCATTTAAGCCATGATGAGGCAAGGGTTAAGCACTAATTTGAAGCAATGCGCCCAAGTGAGGTGCATTTCTAAAAATCAGGGTGCAATCCTCACGAATAACACTTGTTGCACTTCGATTTAATTGATCTTGTAGTCAGTAAATAGGCATCCACAAAAAATGCCATCAAATAATTAATAAACAAGGAGCAAGGCAAATGAAAAGACGTGACTTTTTAGGTAAGGCTGCGGTTGGCGCAGCTGCAGGCGTATTAGCTGCACCAGCAATTGCACAATCCATGCCAGAAGTGAAGTGGCGCTGCGCATCTAGCTTTCCGAAGAGCCTAGACACGATTTATGGTGGTG includes:
- a CDS encoding DUF6150 family protein; the protein is MNSFLLRLCISLLFSLGTPLYASAAQIFITNYPSEANAKVYVTKYQSEANCIVYDTQYSSDNEPGVWFYTKYKSDARAVIYYTQYKSEADLIVYFTKYKSDARCRY
- a CDS encoding MOSC domain-containing protein, yielding MRLLSISAGKVAPLFGNHHPDYKSVASAIRKKVVSDPVNLVPVEITMLGIKGDEQADLSVHGGIEKAIYVYPAEHYTFWNELLTRETKRPVCLEYGAIGENFTIEGLLESEVFVGDRLQIGTLEFAVVKLREPCFKFNAAVGYKGASKAMLQSGYSGWYLRVIKTGVLTAGAEITLIPGARETSIAQQNLRLLNNRNQKDMWE
- a CDS encoding MFS transporter, giving the protein MSTSTKAAPMTAEERKVIFASSLGTVFEWYDFYLYGSLAAIIAKQFFSGLDAGSAFIFALLAFAAGFIVRPFGALVFGRLGDLIGRKYTFLVTILLMGGATFIVGILPNYATIGVAAPVILIALRMLQGLALGGEYGGAATYVAEHAPHGRRGAYTAWIQTTATLGLFLSLLVILFTREFTGPDFDVWGWRVPFIVSIALLAISVWIRLSMNESPAFKKMKEEGKLSKAPLSESFGQWKNLKIVILALFGLVAGQAVVWYTGQFYALFYLTQVLKVDPKTANLLIAASLVIGTPFFVIFGSLSDKIGRKVIIMGGLLLAVITYIPNTPVSVFNALTHFANPALEKAMATAPATITVDPAQCTFQFNPTGTAKFTSSCDIAKQVMASNSASYSTIPAPAGTNAVVKIGDIEIPGYSPVGLDPADAKAKDAEFKKAIREALNKEGYPTKADPAGVNYVAVLLLLVYLVILVTMVYGPIAAMLVEMFPTRIRYTSMSLPYHIGNGWFGGLLPTISFALVAQNGNIYYGLWYPIIIAAMTLVIGTLFVRETKDVDIYARD